The following DNA comes from Quercus robur chromosome 1, dhQueRobu3.1, whole genome shotgun sequence.
CAACACAATCCGCCgaagaatattttagaattaattattttttatatatagtagatcaagctattttttcaattgaaagtaggtttgaacaatttcaaatatatgaaaatatttttggttttttatttaattttgaaaaactaaaatcactAGATAAtgatagtttgaaaaaaaaattgtcttaatcttgaatgtTTTCTCACACATGAAACTTATTCTGATATTGATGGCTTAGATTTATATTCAgaactaaaagttttaaaagaagttttgcaaataaatgATAACTCTCCAATTaatgtactaaattatataaagaggCTAGAATCTTTTCCAAATACATGTATTGCTTTCAGAATATTACTAACTATACCTATTACAGTTGCTTCcgcagaaagaagtttttcaaaattaaaattaataaaatcatatttaagatcaactatgtcacaagaaagattaagtggattagctatattatcaattgaaaaagaaatgttagtggaacttgaatgcaaaaatttaattagtaattttgcctctcaaaaagcaagaaaaataaattttaattgaaaaaatatatattaatttataataaaaggcCCCGTTTAAAACtttcgcctaaggcccccaaattcGTTGAGCCGGCCCTGACAAAACCTAAGCCCCAAATACATCATACACCTTGGCTCTCTCACAAAGAATAGAGCACCTATTGTGTTTGCACTAGTCTTGTACTATTTCTCCTATTCAGTTTACCCTCTCTCTAAGATACAATAAACTGAATACAAAAGAAtctatgcatatatatatatatatatatatatatacacacacactagcataggTCGGATACTATAAGTCCTAAACCAAGTAGGACCTGGTTTTCTAGTGCATATCATACATTGCCAAAGTAGAGTCCTATTACTACTAGGACTATGCAAACTTACTTTGACCAAATACATGCCACCGACTCAACAATAGTATAGATAGATTTCAGGGAAAAAATCGAGCCATCATAATATCCTAATAACAAACGGTTAGTTTAGGAGTTAGTTTTAACACTAAATTTAGTTATATAAATGACAGACTcttaatttatacatttttttaaaaaaaaaaaaattgaggaattgtacattgtttaattaattaaatacagAAGAAAATTCTCTAAGAAAAATTTCAATACAGAACAAATTTTCAGTCTTTAGTCTCTGTTTTAACAGCTAAAAAGGCTAATAAGGAAACCGTTTGTAACTAATTATAGTGAAGTTACATCTAAACACCTTTGCTTTCAATTGGTCTATGCAATAATCTAACCGAAAATTGGAAAAAGTCAAAGATTGCATTTTAGCACGAAAATTTCCACCAAATTAAGAAACACACATAAGAAAAACTAggaatattttaagaaaaaatctGACTATAAATATAGGAgcaagagagaaaggaagagcaGTATTGAAAGCCGGAGAAGAGCAGTATCGCATGCAATCAAAAATGGTTCGAACTTTTATGATCACCCTCTTCCTTTTGGCTACGCAGTTTCATTGGTCATTCACTCATGGTTCTGGTGACACATTTAGAAAGgtgaatatatttttataatttgtatgAACATATTTATTaagtatattatataaattttataatttccattcactaatcataaatttatttttcattatcaCATAGGCTTACATTGTGTATATGGGAGAGACACCGCGGTCAAGAACCAGCGCTACTGCTActggagagggagagggagagggactGCGGTCAAAAACCAGTGCTGCTGATCTTCAACACAACGTCCTTTCTTCAGTAATTCAAGAGTGAGTTGGATGACTAAATATCTAAATATTGCTAGGATTAGCTCAACACTATAGGCAATTAAGGTAGTGACCTAAaggcttcaaattaaaaaaagccCCCTTCATTACCCAGTAGAATATATTCAGTTAAGATATTCCtacctttccaaaaaaaataaaaatcaaggcCCCAAAAATGGACTCaattaataaaagttaatttttaaaactctcccatattaagaaaaattttgaaataaaattatataaaaataaattaatattattttaattaatatttaaatatataaaaaaaaaagccacttaAAATCTTGGCCTTAGGCACAAACACATTGCTGTCCCTACACATTGCATGCTTACATCTACACATATTCAATTTTAAACAatacttgttttccttttatttcttacAGGAAATAgttctttttttgggttgtaaTTTATACATGGAATAGTTCATAtagaaatttataaataaaatatagagaaaagaaaagaaagaaaacattaGCGTTTCAGCTTGACAGCCTACATCTACGAGACCAGAGCTCAAAATACTACATTTTCTCATACACCTTTCATGATGGTACATTACAATAATGGAATCTAATCCCATGATTTTTTCTAGCAATCAAACCCTTGATTTGTTGACTAGTCCCAAGATTTTCTATAGAAATCAATGTCTTGATTTGGTtttcatttttatggaaaataaattgtgtAGAGTATAATCCATACATGGGTCAAAGATTTAGTGGTGGGGGATGGTTCCATAATTGTTAGCAACCGATCAATATGTATAGCATTAGGCTTTTCTATgcatataaaattagtttttaggGAATAATCCATatctataatataatatgaCATTACAGCGCATGCAACATATTGCAACATTTGGGTACACAATTAAACCATCGAGTATTGTCGTTTTACAGTGCTAGTACTGCCCAACAGTCCAAAATACATAGCTACACGAAGAGTTTTAATGCATTTGCAGCAAAGCTATTGCCAGATGAAGTTCAAAAACTACGAGGTGCACCGTGCACACTAAAAACATCatgttacaaaatatatatatatatatatatatatatatatattccctcTTGGGGGTGGTTGTCTTATgtaatttatatacatatatgcatCCTTTACAGAGAACGAAAATGTGGTGTCAGTATTTCCTAGTAGAATACGGAAACTTCATACAACAAGATCATGGGATATCTTAAGAATGCCTCAAACATTGAAGAGAAATCATCAAATTGAAAGTAATATTATTGTTGGTGTATTAGACTCAGGTAATAAATTAAGACTTCTCAAAGAGCTTTGACTTTATCCTTATTACATGGAATAGTTTTGATAAATTTCATAAtctttcctttttcctcttattttttaggaatttaTATGGATGCTCCAAGTTTTAACGACAATGGACTAGGACCTCCTCCATCAAAATGGAAGGGTAGATGCCAAGTAGCAGGCAACTTCACTGGTTGCAACAAGTAAACGATCTCAATCTTTCTCCTCAATTGTGGCCAATCACAAAATATTTTGACTAGTGACACAATATTTGAATTTACAACCTTCTTTTTCACAATGGTTAATATGGTGGTGCACAATAAAAAGTATGTCTAATAGATCCAGATGAAAGTGATATTATTCTAATCATTGCAGATTATaccaacaatttaaaaaaaaaaaaagtttttaacatTACTCAAgatgaaattgaattttaaataatactTCTCTACATGCATGGAGCTCTCATTTAATTTCCAAGCTATTCACCATTTTATGCAGCAAGGTAATAGGTGCAGTGTTCTACAACAACGACCCCGCCACACGCCATCCAAATCCATCCCCACAAGATGAAGAAGGCCACGGCTCTCACACTTCATCCACCATAGCAGGTGCCTCAATAGCAGGCGCAAGCTTATATGGTTTAGCCCAAGGCACAGCTCGAGGTGGGGTTCCATCAGCACGCATTGCAATGTACAAGGTGTGTTGGCCCAAAGGTTGCAGTGATATAGACCTTTTGGCTGCAATGGATGATGCCATTGATGATGGAGTTGACGTGCTATCAATATCTATCAGTGGGGAATCAAATAGCTTCTTTGACAATTCCTTTGCAATTGGTTCCTTTCATGCAATGAAGAAGGGAATTTTCACAGCATGTTCAGCGGGGAATAGCGGCCCAGATTTGTATACAGTGCAAAACACAGCTCCTTGGATAATGACTGTTGGTGCTTCTGGCTTAGATAGGCAGTTTTTGACTCCAGTTAAAGTTGGAAATGGAATAGAAACTACTGTAAGTCTCTCCATTCTATTCGGGACGGTGTACAAAGTTTTGCTactgttaaaattttaaatgatatagGACTAGATttatataatatgaaaatatttcataatGGAGATGATCCTAAAGCAACTTGTGGTATTAAATATGATGGCCTTTCTTAGTAAAGGAGTGCTTCTGTCTAAGAACAtgatttttttccatttcactGGAAATGGATGGAATTcattttatagttaaaattaaaattttttttttttatctaaccATGTATAAAGTTACAAgatttaaaacattttaaatgaagATGATCGTATATAAAACAACTTGTCTCATTTTGAATGTCACAATGTTTAGTAAAGGAgcgctcctttttttttttttttgataaagttagTAAAGGAGTGCttagtgtatatgtgtgtgaagctccctcctggagacttaaaCCTTGGCCCTTGCCCACCACACCCCatataagcacttatacttgtggagtgaccaccacaCCAAGGGTGCGCAGTGGTAAACATGATGCCTTTTCATTTCATTTGATCATAATCATTATATTTACTAGTGCATTGAATAACAGGGACTTTCCATCAACACATTTTCACCAAACAAGAAGATGTACCCTCTAACCACCGCGGCAATAGCAGCCAATAGTACTTTATCGAAAGATTCCACTCCCTGGTAATTAGAGTGCATTTTCTACTTcaatattttctatttcatGATTTATATATTCAGACTATTAATATTAGTAGCacagttcaaaaaaaaaaatatatatatatatatatatatatattagtagcACTAATCAACTAAAGAATTGGGCAGGTTTTGTGATGAAGGGAGTCTTGATCGGGAAAAGGTCAATGGGAAGATTGTGCTATGCCAAGGAGGAGCAAGACTTAGTTACATTAAGAGTTTGGGTGGGATCGGGGCGATTGTATCTCTCCAAAAGAAGAGAGATACGAGCTTTATATCTGCTATCCCTGCTACCTATGTTGATTCTATTTTTGGTCACAAAATTCTTGCATATGTCAACTCAACCAAGTAAGTAAGAGGAATCAAATTTGTTATACAAAATGCCCCCCATAATGGGCTAGGAGAGTTGTTATTGattagatttttcctttttctttttgttgtgaCCAATTTAGagtatatttctatatataccTTATTTGGGGTTCATTATAACAGGTAAGTTttctattaattaaaatattacttGATATATTAAcattctttatgttttttttttcattggtaaAATTTTCAGATTCCCTCAGGCTGTCATATACAAGTCCAAAACAGCACCCAATGCTGCGGCACCCTTTCTGGCTTCCTTTTCATCTCGAGGTCCGGCCATGCTCTCTCGCACATTACTTAAGGTAACCTTTTGCAATGATTGCCAATCATTCTAGGCATAAAtttgtgtacttttttttttaatgttttaaattatgtttaatttgcAGCCGGATGTTGTGGCACCTGGGGTAAATATACTAGCTGCTTACACTAAACTTTCATCAATGACTGGAACTCTTGGCGACGATCGGTTTGATGTGTATACTTTAATGTCTGGAACTTCAATGTCTTGCCCTCATGTGGCTGGAGCCGCTGCCTACATCAAAACATTCCACCCCAACTGGTCTCCTTCTGCAATCAAATCGGCCCTAATGACAACTGGTTAGTCTCCTGAAATTCTCCCATTTTAACTCAtgatatgttaaatattagttCCATTTTACAAGATCCACCATTTGAATGGAGTCAATAAGAGGTCGTTAGTGTTTATTTCAAATTCTCCAAGGCCATCACATTGCTAATGGTTTACCAACAATGTGGTTAATATGTCAATTGGTTTAGAATAAATATTAGTCATGTTAATATGTATACAATATCACACGACAATCTGTTAATTGTttgattcaaaaataaaatcttaactatgaaatagaatttctccatGATTAATGGAGAGGAGTACTTTCTAATAAGAAATGTTTGATATCTATTTTAtgagtaatgttagagataccacaatttttattaaataaccCTTACATTAAACCGAAGCGTCATTATCCacaaaatagtaatttaaatatttatttattagttattaaAGTTGCACcaatgaaattcatattgtcACTTTAGTTTGTAAACCTCTGTTAGTAAGGTTTGTAATAATCTTAACATTTGTCTTCCTTCTATATAAACACATTGATCAAGATATTATCTCATATTTCCATAAAATaacttttataatatgaaaaattagtaTTCTTCATGAGTGTTATATTTTGCTTCTTGATTAATGATCAGCATCTGAATTGAGAATCAAGGCTGCTGTTGCTGAGTTAGGCTATGGTGCTGGCCAGATTGACCCTGTTAGCGCACTGCACCCCGGTTTGATCTATGACCTGTCAAAGCTTGACTACATCCGCTTCCTATGCGAAGAGGGCTACAGTGGGACAACTCTACGCTTGTTCACTGAAGATAACACCGATTGTGCAAGTGTCCCTAACATTGGAGGACATGATTCCCTAAATTACCCATCCATGTATTATCAATTTCAAAACCCTAACACTAGTATAAACATCGTCTTTCATAGGACAGTTACAAATGTGGGCCTTAAAAATTCCATATACAAGGCAACTGTCAAGGCGCCGAGGAATCTCAAGGTCTCTGTTATTCCGAACGTACTAGCTTTTAGTCAACTTAATGAGAAAAAATCTTTCAACGTTACGATACAGGGGCCACCATTGTTGCTCCAAACTAACCAAATTACCCATTTATCAGCATCATTGGAATGGAGTGACACTAAACATAGAGTCAGGAGTCCCATATTCGTTACTCTGGCACAACAGATGTAGGTGACATTTCTTAGGCCTAAtgtctaataatgcagctgttCTGCATCCCCCacacccctccccccccccccccccaaaaaaagtcATTTGTTGTTTGTTATTTAATGGTTTCTATTTCAatgtaaaagaaataaatatatttagacaatgtttagctacaaaactaaatatttaaaatctGACCATTGGATTGCATGtcctttacgctcttaatacacatgtcaaaatttGTGTCTatcatatattatttactatataatctataaacttatatttatgCAGTTTTTGTAATATACCATTTTGTTgtaatatataaactaattgaACAAAGACACTAATTAAATGGCCAGATACATGTCAATGATGATGACTCTAAccttgtttaaaattttatgacaaAAGAGTGTTACAAGGAGCGCTCATTAGGTAGCTAGATAGAGCACTAAAAGCAAGagatttaattaattatctCTTACAAACTACTCCACAGCTGTTCATCCCAATAGAGCAAATTTAAATTGCCATAATGGCATAACAACTTCCATCATTACCTTACTCACATAGCTGCTCACATAAGTTTGGTACAAAACACCATAACAACTTCCATCATTACCTTACTCACACAGTTGCTCGCATAAGTTTGGCACAAAACACCTTTAACTTGGCGACTCAATGCATAAAACTTGAAGCCTTGAAGCCAAAGTCCATATGAGCAAAGAAATTCCCTTATGTGATCCCATAATTATGAACACGTGAATCTTTCTTGGTTATAGGCATGACTGTTACTTGATATTTCCCTTCAACCTCAACTTCTATCAAGTTAGTGTCATGAAGCCATTGCAACACTTGGTGGTGTCATGGACTAATGTAGGCCAAGACCTACAAAATAGgctaaatcaaaattttaatctaATGATAGGATAAATAGTTTCGGGATGCCACTAAACTGAAGGTAGCGGATGTTACTCAATACTACTAATCATGAATGTCACTCAACATGACCAAGTCACACACTTGATTGTTGGGAGGAATCACTCAACTCGGATacttgcaaataattttttgaatagaaaccttttcttttttttttttgggaatagaaactttttttttccttctgatTTCTTATTGATAATTATAGGTGAATACATTGCATGTGAAATAAATGCTTTCAACTAAATGCTTGACAACTTTCAATACAGATGACAACTCTTTAGACTAACTTCACATCACTCTATGATCAAATTTATTAGGTTAGAACAACTACTAACAAGacttataattaattttgactaaataataaagataaataaaagacaaatgGGCTTATAAATAAATGATACATATCACCTATGTGACTGCCGCATAAGTTGCCACTTTGTTCCTACATCATTCTCCCCTTCTTGAAAAAGAACTCGATCTCAAGTTTGACTTAAGAATTAATCTTCCCTCGATCTTTTGGATGTCCaatcattcctttccattcctttttctttagcaATACAAGTAAAGCCAACATGCTACTAATCATTCTTTTCTCATTCATGATAAACattgttgaacaaattttgattgtaatttgtTTTGCCAAAGTGTAGCACATGAAGCCAATGCTACAAACAAATCAGCATACTCACCCATTAATCCAAGATTTTCGTCTTCACAAAATTGTTGTGGCTTTGTCCTTGTGAGTGTTGAACCCATTTTTATTACTTCACGTTGCACAAAAGCTTCCCAAATAACATCACCCATATTTTCCAGATGAGGAGCATTAGTTTCCATTGATGGACTAAGATCAACATCAAGTTTAccattaagaaataaatatttgtcaattccaagaaaatcaacatGTGGATTTTGCTCCTTAAGAGATAATTTCTTTATATCCAAATCTTCTACGACTAGAGGAATAAATCTTACCTCTAAATAGTTTTCTTCTGTaaaatctcatcatcatcatcatccacaACTTGACTACTCATACACAATTCACAATTTTCATCAAGGTACTTGTCTAAGATTGGTGGAGAATTCCAATTTATGATAGTATCTTCTTTATAGAACTCTTTACCatctataaatatatttgaaacaaAAGAATCCATGTAGGATGAACTCGCAATGGCAGATCTGAAATAGAACCTGAAGATGTTGAATGGTAATCATTAGAATCATACTCCTTGCAAAACTTTGCTTGTCTACTCCCACTTAGTGCCTTCACCATCAAGTTTATGTGTTCACAATTGAAACCTAGGAAAAGGTGGTCATTGGAGTCGTCccaaattaatttattcttgGCCCCAATGAAGAGAGTGTGGGTGTCAAAGAGAATTCCTAGAAATTAGATTTAGACTCAAGTGAAATCCTGattcatgttttaatttctttttccaaaGGAGTGTGCACTGATATGGAggttagaataaaaaataatacagAAGTCTTTGGCCTCTTTTGCTATGGAAGTTCCATCTCCACCAACAAATCGTGGATCTTGG
Coding sequences within:
- the LOC126720695 gene encoding subtilisin-like protease SBT4.15 codes for the protein MVRTFMITLFLLATQFHWSFTHGSGDTFRKAYIVYMGETPRSRTSATATGEGEGEGLRSKTSAADLQHNVLSSVIQDASTAQQSKIHSYTKSFNAFAAKLLPDEVQKLRENENVVSVFPSRIRKLHTTRSWDILRMPQTLKRNHQIESNIIVGVLDSGIYMDAPSFNDNGLGPPPSKWKGRCQVAGNFTGCNNKVIGAVFYNNDPATRHPNPSPQDEEGHGSHTSSTIAGASIAGASLYGLAQGTARGGVPSARIAMYKVCWPKGCSDIDLLAAMDDAIDDGVDVLSISISGESNSFFDNSFAIGSFHAMKKGIFTACSAGNSGPDLYTVQNTAPWIMTVGASGLDRQFLTPVKVGNGIETTGLSINTFSPNKKMYPLTTAAIAANKLGRFCDEGSLDREKVNGKIVLCQGGARLSYIKSLGGIGAIVSLQKKRDTSFISAIPATYVDSIFGHKILAYVNSTKFPQAVIYKSKTAPNAAAPFLASFSSRGPAMLSRTLLKPDVVAPGVNILAAYTKLSSMTGTLGDDRFDVYTLMSGTSMSCPHVAGAAAYIKTFHPNWSPSAIKSALMTTASELRIKAAVAELGYGAGQIDPVSALHPGLIYDLSKLDYIRFLCEEGYSGTTLRLFTEDNTDCASVPNIGGHDSLNYPSMYYQFQNPNTSINIVFHRTVTNVGLKNSIYKATVKAPRNLKVSVIPNVLAFSQLNEKKSFNVTIQGPPLLLQTNQITHLSASLEWSDTKHRVRSPIFVTLAQQM